One Thermodesulfovibrionales bacterium genomic window, CCTCTTTCGCGAGAAGAACGAACGGATGCATCAGCTCTTCCTCTCGAGGGCGTAATCGGCAAGTCCGGAGAGCGCCTCCCTTTCCGGCGACTGCGGAAAGACCTTAAGTTCAGCCTGCGCCTCCGAAACGAGATGCTGGGCGATCCTCAATGATTCTTCTATTACGCTGTATTTCTCGAACAATTCGATGATTCTTCTCAGGTCGGCATCCTGCAACGCATCGCTTCGAACGATGTCGCTCACTTCAGCCTTTTCTCGGGCAGAAACAGTCCTGAGGAGGCATATGAGGGGAAGGGTTATCTTGCCCTCGTCGAGGTCTTTCCCGAGTTTCTTGCCGAGACCCTTTTCGTCAGCCGTGTAATCAAGGATGTCATCGGCCATCTGGAACGCAATTCCCGTCTTCATGCCGAAGCTTCCGAGGGCGTCTTCCCTGTCCGGAGAAAGTCCGCCGAGTATTCCCCCGATCCTGCAGGCAGCCGAGATGAGCGCGCCGGTCTTTGAAGCGATTATCTTGTAATATTCCTCAAGG contains:
- a CDS encoding polyprenyl synthetase family protein; the encoded protein is LLSADLAGYRGEKRITLAGIIEAIHTASLLHDDVVDGAEVRRGNIAAHQVWGNQIVILVGDFCYANALKLAVVQDDLRIIGALSGAITSMTEGEIIQLNRVADPGISLEEYYKIIASKTGALISAACRIGGILGGLSPDREDALGSFGMKTGIAFQMADDILDYTADEKGLGKKLGKDLDEGKITLPLICLLRTVSAREKAEVSDIVRSDALQDADLRRIIELFEKYSVIEESLRIAQHLVSEAQAELKVFPQSPEREALSGLADYALERKS